The following proteins are encoded in a genomic region of Spirosoma sp. SC4-14:
- a CDS encoding acyltransferase, whose translation MQTNAPTTTAARPALNHLQQLDGVRFIAVALVLFDHWMAGRIEMPLGALGVTIFFVLSGFLITRILLSSKDKLSSEPNGGLGKYLKTFYIRRTLRIFPIYYLVLFVLYAINEPPVRKTFGWLALYATNLYMAYHSTWMGTVDHLWSLAVEEQFYLFFPLLLFVVPRSWVPFTAALMIVGAVTMRYVLYRAHMPWFIGYVTMPACLDSFGLGAIMAFWWLYQRERFKQVFQNTIWLWISIVLFATVVIGTKILPAIPDPQGWLGHHNIMSDVWERLAGSLIGFFLIGRAVLGFGGPMKWILENPVSQYMGKISYGLYLYHNFIFNVYHTQPTHFTLRSWRRITDILPFLNSSYFFQFSYYLTLTLLLATLSWYLIEKPINNLKDRFSY comes from the coding sequence ATGCAAACAAATGCACCAACGACGACTGCCGCCCGCCCGGCTCTGAATCATCTCCAGCAACTGGATGGAGTTCGATTTATTGCCGTTGCGCTGGTGCTTTTCGATCATTGGATGGCCGGACGTATTGAAATGCCATTGGGGGCGCTGGGCGTAACGATCTTTTTTGTTCTCAGTGGTTTTCTGATCACCCGTATTTTATTATCCAGCAAAGACAAACTCAGTAGTGAACCCAACGGGGGCTTAGGAAAATACCTTAAAACATTCTACATCCGCCGAACGCTTCGCATTTTCCCAATCTATTATCTGGTCCTGTTTGTGCTCTATGCCATCAACGAACCCCCGGTTCGTAAAACGTTTGGGTGGCTGGCACTCTATGCAACCAATCTGTACATGGCCTATCACTCTACCTGGATGGGCACTGTCGATCATTTGTGGTCGCTGGCGGTAGAAGAACAGTTTTATTTGTTTTTTCCGCTACTCCTGTTCGTAGTGCCGCGCTCCTGGGTTCCGTTTACGGCTGCCCTTATGATTGTAGGAGCCGTTACGATGCGTTACGTGCTTTATCGCGCACACATGCCCTGGTTCATTGGCTACGTAACGATGCCTGCCTGCCTCGATTCATTCGGTCTGGGAGCCATCATGGCCTTCTGGTGGCTCTATCAGCGCGAGCGATTCAAACAGGTATTTCAGAATACCATCTGGCTCTGGATTAGTATTGTACTCTTTGCTACAGTCGTGATTGGTACCAAAATCTTACCCGCCATTCCTGATCCGCAGGGCTGGCTTGGCCATCATAACATCATGTCGGATGTGTGGGAACGGCTGGCGGGTTCGCTGATCGGTTTTTTCCTGATTGGCAGGGCGGTGCTGGGCTTTGGAGGACCGATGAAATGGATACTCGAAAATCCGGTTAGCCAGTATATGGGCAAAATCAGTTATGGCCTCTACCTCTACCATAACTTCATCTTCAACGTATACCACACACAACCAACCCATTTCACGCTCCGGTCGTGGCGACGGATTACGGACATTCTACCGTTTCTGAACAGCTCTTATTTCTTTCAGTTTAGTTATTATCTGACCTTAACCCTGCTGTTGGCAACGCTGTCGTGGTATCTGATCGAAAAGCCAATCAATAATCTGAAAGATCGGTTCTCCTACTAG
- a CDS encoding histidine kinase dimerization/phosphoacceptor domain -containing protein, producing the protein MISHDSSRVLLLSELCLQYRLSMPDSAMWYGQQALQLAREINYVKGEADALGSIGFVMREVGNLPNALKTEFKAYQIAESHKQVYEMARSLNIIGNIYFDLKDYSQALIYYHNAQRKHASIRSETGLAITQSNIGSIYEQTNRLDSAWHYEWQAYQKMKRLNLINNLPYVLRVLGNIQSKRGRIRLAMHYYQQSLAIAQQENNLRNLAFANTAIARLYKKTNQLDSCIYYAQKSLLESEEGSYKRGVLMASSLLAEVYESQNSLEALRYYKLATVTKDSLYGAEKIQALRGISFDEQERQREMEASQLAYKQKVSQYILLISLAILLLIALILWHNNLQKQKANAMLLQHQEKIGQQAHQLTLMMQELHHRVKNNFAIVASLLKLQSIRLQDEKAIQAMLAGQQRVEAMSLIHQRLYQSDRVTSVNMEEYLTDLARGLMDAYGYHPADFDLILTVEQKTLDVDVAMPLGLIANELITNAFKHAYTVVERPMLRIGLYKGNGITLEIQDNGPGFDIEHWQTSSSRTTFGKQLIVSLSDQLDAQTELLYQKGTLFRIHITHFPVSSLRATIARHSAEIMPQH; encoded by the coding sequence GTGATAAGCCATGATTCGAGCCGCGTGTTGCTGCTATCGGAATTATGTCTTCAGTATCGATTGTCGATGCCAGACTCGGCCATGTGGTATGGTCAGCAGGCTCTTCAGCTAGCCCGCGAAATCAATTATGTAAAAGGAGAAGCCGATGCATTAGGAAGCATCGGTTTTGTTATGCGCGAAGTTGGCAACTTGCCCAATGCATTGAAGACCGAATTTAAGGCTTATCAGATTGCGGAATCTCATAAACAGGTTTATGAAATGGCCCGTAGTCTGAATATTATCGGGAATATTTATTTCGACCTGAAAGACTATTCGCAGGCACTTATCTACTACCATAATGCCCAGCGCAAACACGCCAGTATTCGCAGCGAAACGGGTCTGGCCATTACACAATCGAACATTGGCAGTATTTATGAGCAGACGAATCGGCTGGATTCGGCCTGGCATTATGAGTGGCAGGCTTATCAGAAAATGAAACGGCTAAACCTGATCAACAATCTGCCATATGTATTGCGCGTTCTGGGAAATATTCAGTCTAAACGTGGTCGTATACGGCTGGCAATGCATTACTACCAGCAGAGTTTAGCCATTGCCCAGCAGGAAAATAATTTACGAAATCTGGCCTTTGCCAATACGGCTATTGCGCGCTTATATAAAAAAACCAACCAACTAGATTCCTGCATTTATTATGCTCAAAAAAGCCTCCTCGAAAGTGAAGAAGGCTCCTATAAACGCGGGGTTCTAATGGCAAGCAGCCTTCTGGCCGAAGTATACGAATCTCAAAATAGCCTGGAAGCCCTTCGCTATTACAAACTGGCCACAGTAACTAAAGACAGTTTATATGGTGCCGAAAAAATACAGGCGCTCCGAGGTATATCGTTCGATGAGCAGGAACGACAACGGGAAATGGAAGCCTCACAACTGGCTTATAAACAGAAAGTAAGTCAATATATCTTACTAATCAGCCTGGCTATTCTGCTGCTCATTGCCCTGATTTTATGGCATAACAATCTGCAAAAACAGAAAGCCAATGCAATGCTGCTCCAGCATCAGGAAAAAATTGGCCAACAGGCCCACCAACTGACTCTGATGATGCAGGAACTGCACCACCGGGTAAAAAACAATTTCGCCATCGTGGCCAGTTTGCTCAAGCTCCAGTCGATCCGGCTTCAGGACGAAAAAGCCATTCAGGCCATGCTGGCCGGGCAACAACGGGTAGAAGCTATGTCGCTTATTCACCAGCGGCTCTATCAAAGCGACCGCGTTACTTCGGTGAATATGGAAGAATACCTGACCGACCTGGCCCGAGGCTTAATGGATGCCTATGGCTACCATCCGGCCGATTTCGACCTTATTCTTACTGTCGAACAAAAAACGCTGGATGTCGATGTAGCCATGCCACTTGGCTTGATCGCCAATGAACTGATTACGAACGCATTCAAACATGCCTACACAGTTGTGGAGCGACCGATGCTTCGAATTGGCCTATACAAAGGCAACGGCATTACGCTGGAAATACAGGACAATGGTCCTGGCTTCGACATCGAACACTGGCAAACAAGCAGTAGTCGCACCACATTCGGTAAGCAATTAATCGTATCGCTCAGCGATCAGTTGGATGCTCAAACCGAATTACTTTATCAGAAAGGGACGTTGTTCCGCATCCATATTACCCATTTTCCGGTAAGTAGCCTACGGGCAACCATTGCCCGGCATTCGGCCGAGATTATGCCTCAGCATTAG
- a CDS encoding glycosyltransferase family 2 protein codes for MSILLSIVMPAYNEEEVIDVVVKQWTDLLARQFPTENTRLIVVNDGSRDKTGAILDQIKSKYPKLIVVHQPNGGHGNAVVNGYRQAIALDSEYVFQTDSDDQFITDDFGKLWARRHESPFILGYREERYDAPARLVITRILRLSIAFIYGTYIMDSNIPFRLIRGSFLKKLLAQLPTPTPFAPNIFLAVMAKKAGCNTFDIPITHKERQTGTVSILKWKLLKVCIQSFKELAQFRLDLSGKVKELKKPEPVTV; via the coding sequence ATGAGCATTCTGCTATCTATTGTAATGCCCGCTTACAACGAAGAAGAGGTAATCGATGTTGTTGTTAAGCAATGGACCGACCTATTGGCCCGCCAATTCCCCACCGAAAATACCCGGTTAATCGTTGTCAATGATGGTTCGCGTGATAAAACGGGAGCTATTCTGGATCAGATTAAGAGCAAGTATCCTAAACTGATTGTGGTTCATCAACCCAATGGCGGCCACGGCAACGCCGTTGTCAATGGCTATCGGCAAGCCATCGCGCTGGATTCGGAGTACGTATTCCAGACCGATAGCGACGATCAGTTTATTACGGATGATTTTGGGAAGCTTTGGGCCAGACGCCACGAATCGCCGTTTATTCTGGGCTATCGCGAAGAACGATACGATGCTCCTGCCCGATTAGTAATCACCCGTATATTGCGGCTCAGTATTGCGTTTATCTATGGTACGTATATCATGGATAGCAACATTCCGTTTCGCCTTATTCGGGGTAGCTTTCTAAAAAAATTATTGGCTCAACTGCCTACACCTACCCCTTTTGCCCCCAATATTTTCCTGGCTGTAATGGCTAAAAAAGCAGGGTGCAATACGTTCGATATTCCGATTACGCACAAGGAGCGGCAAACAGGCACGGTGTCTATTTTAAAATGGAAGCTGCTAAAAGTATGTATTCAGAGCTTCAAAGAACTCGCCCAATTCCGTCTTGATCTAAGTGGAAAGGTTAAAGAACTAAAGAAACCAGAGCCAGTAACGGTTTAA
- a CDS encoding NAD-dependent epimerase/dehydratase family protein: MNQSAPILLPEKIARLQGPIVVFGASGFIGANLFEQLFRARKDVFALTHDATKAWRLKLLDVPAENIVHCDILSNTSVQDVFGKLKPKTIFNLAAYGAYSKQKNVSLTYETNVLGTVNILENCSPDMVYIHAGSSSEYGFNCTAPKETDPVEPNSHYAVSKVSAAYTLQFYAKVHGLNTLNLRLYSIYGGWEEPDRLIPRLIEEARGGKLPPLVSPDISRDFVYVDDCVDAFVQAALRVNETIRGRSYNIATGQKTTMRELVEVTRQTFGLAIEPIWGSMNNRNWDLPDWYGDPNAAEADLGWKATTSLSDGLRQTADWQLSHEYESRVIPAFNTPTLNPVISPIIACYKDAQAIPYMYERLVKTFNEMKVRYEIIFVNDNSPDNTDEVLAGICAKDPNVIAIKHSRNFGSQSAFLSGMEIATGDAVVLMDGDLQDPPEVIPKFYEKWQQGYDVVYGVRVQREMAPHVHFFYKQFYRLFRKTAYINIPVDAGDFSIIDRKVVRELVNLPETEQFLRGLRAWVGFKQTGVDYVRPERMFGVSTNNWTKNIWWAKKAIFSFSFAPLELMTYAGFVLTGLSVLGIIWQILAKFVFFPDTPAGLSTVIILVMFFGGINLLGISFLGEYISKIFEETKKRPKFIRTMVRKGQQVYKTAAEISALVEQRKSK; encoded by the coding sequence TCTTCAGGGACCCATTGTTGTTTTCGGAGCCAGTGGCTTCATTGGCGCGAATCTGTTCGAACAACTGTTTCGCGCTCGCAAGGATGTTTTCGCACTCACACACGACGCTACAAAAGCCTGGCGGCTAAAGTTGCTCGATGTGCCCGCCGAGAATATTGTTCACTGCGATATACTTTCCAATACGTCGGTTCAGGATGTGTTTGGAAAGCTAAAGCCCAAAACGATCTTCAACCTGGCGGCCTATGGTGCCTACAGCAAACAGAAAAACGTTAGCCTGACCTACGAAACCAACGTTTTGGGAACAGTAAACATTCTGGAGAACTGCTCCCCCGATATGGTGTATATCCACGCCGGAAGTAGCTCAGAATATGGGTTCAACTGCACCGCCCCCAAAGAAACGGACCCTGTTGAACCCAATAGCCACTATGCCGTTTCGAAAGTCTCGGCGGCTTACACGCTCCAATTCTACGCAAAAGTTCATGGGCTAAACACCCTCAACCTACGCCTGTATTCGATTTATGGCGGCTGGGAAGAACCCGACCGACTCATACCCCGCCTGATCGAAGAAGCGCGTGGCGGAAAATTACCTCCGTTGGTTTCGCCCGATATCAGCCGCGATTTTGTGTATGTCGATGACTGTGTCGATGCCTTTGTACAAGCAGCGCTTCGAGTCAATGAAACCATTCGCGGTCGATCATACAATATTGCTACCGGCCAGAAAACCACCATGCGCGAGCTGGTAGAAGTTACCCGGCAAACATTCGGGCTGGCTATAGAGCCAATTTGGGGAAGCATGAACAACCGCAATTGGGACCTCCCCGACTGGTATGGCGACCCCAATGCGGCCGAAGCTGATCTGGGCTGGAAAGCAACGACATCACTGAGCGATGGACTGCGCCAAACCGCCGATTGGCAGCTTTCGCATGAATACGAAAGTCGGGTTATTCCGGCCTTCAATACACCAACGCTCAACCCGGTCATCTCGCCAATTATTGCCTGCTACAAAGACGCTCAGGCTATTCCGTATATGTACGAGCGGCTGGTGAAAACCTTCAACGAAATGAAGGTTCGGTACGAAATCATTTTCGTCAACGACAACTCCCCCGACAATACCGACGAAGTACTGGCAGGTATTTGCGCCAAAGACCCAAACGTGATTGCCATCAAGCACTCGCGCAATTTTGGTTCGCAGTCGGCGTTTTTGAGCGGTATGGAAATCGCCACGGGCGATGCTGTGGTACTGATGGACGGCGACCTACAGGACCCGCCCGAAGTTATTCCGAAATTTTATGAAAAGTGGCAACAGGGCTACGACGTGGTGTATGGCGTTCGTGTACAGCGCGAAATGGCTCCTCATGTTCATTTCTTCTATAAACAGTTTTACCGGCTGTTCCGCAAAACGGCCTACATAAATATTCCGGTCGATGCGGGCGATTTTTCGATCATTGATCGGAAAGTGGTTCGCGAATTGGTCAACCTGCCCGAAACCGAGCAGTTCCTGCGCGGACTACGGGCCTGGGTGGGCTTTAAACAAACCGGCGTCGATTACGTACGCCCGGAACGTATGTTCGGTGTATCGACCAACAACTGGACCAAAAATATCTGGTGGGCCAAGAAAGCCATTTTCTCGTTTAGTTTCGCCCCACTGGAGCTGATGACCTACGCGGGTTTTGTGCTGACCGGATTGTCGGTGCTGGGTATTATCTGGCAAATACTGGCTAAGTTCGTATTCTTCCCCGACACGCCAGCCGGTTTATCAACCGTTATTATTTTGGTGATGTTCTTTGGCGGAATCAACCTGCTGGGGATTTCGTTTCTGGGTGAGTATATCAGCAAGATTTTTGAAGAGACGAAGAAACGGCCGAAGTTCATCCGCACGATGGTTCGGAAAGGGCAGCAGGTCTATAAAACGGCGGCCGAAATCAGCGCCCTGGTCGAACAACGGAAAAGTAAGTAA
- a CDS encoding FAD-dependent oxidoreductase, which produces MNYKYVIIGSGPTGLGAAYRLKELGITDFIVLEKENRIGGLSKSFVDEKGFTWDVGGHVQFSHYKYFDDLMLKALGADGWLSHQRESWVWIENRFVPYPFQNNIKYLTPETMWKCLEGIIHNYKFPNNQKPANFREWILATFGPGLAETFMFPYNFKVWAYPPEDMNAVWVGERVAITDLQRVTKNIIFDQDDFSWGPNSTFQFPKNGGTGGIWEAVGDLVGREYVKLNATVEKVIGPEKKIVLASGEEIHYEYLMSTMPLDLFTQRVDGLDSNIVQTAQGLKHSSTNVVGIGLKGKPKESLKTMCWMYFPEYNSPYYRVTVFSNYSPNNVPDINQHWSLMTETSESSAKPVNRETLIDDTIRALLEDELIESADDVISTFHMAFDYGYPTPSIERDAILKVVLPQLEPFGIYSRGRFGAWKYEVSNQDHSLMQGVEWANRVVADVPELTMPFPETANAMWGKKL; this is translated from the coding sequence ATGAATTATAAATATGTAATTATTGGCTCAGGTCCAACAGGTCTTGGCGCAGCATATCGCCTGAAAGAATTAGGCATTACAGACTTCATTGTTCTGGAAAAAGAAAACCGGATTGGTGGACTCTCGAAAAGTTTCGTAGATGAAAAAGGGTTTACCTGGGATGTTGGCGGACATGTTCAGTTTTCGCACTACAAATATTTTGATGACCTGATGCTGAAGGCACTGGGCGCAGACGGCTGGCTCAGTCACCAACGCGAATCGTGGGTCTGGATCGAAAATCGGTTTGTTCCATATCCGTTCCAGAATAACATCAAATACCTCACGCCCGAAACCATGTGGAAATGCCTGGAAGGCATTATCCACAACTACAAATTTCCCAACAACCAGAAACCGGCCAATTTCAGGGAGTGGATTCTGGCAACCTTTGGGCCAGGGCTGGCCGAAACGTTCATGTTCCCCTACAACTTTAAGGTGTGGGCTTATCCACCCGAAGACATGAATGCGGTGTGGGTCGGCGAACGGGTTGCGATCACAGACCTTCAACGTGTCACGAAAAACATCATTTTTGACCAGGACGATTTTTCGTGGGGTCCAAACAGTACGTTCCAGTTCCCCAAAAATGGTGGAACAGGCGGTATTTGGGAAGCTGTTGGAGATCTGGTTGGCCGGGAGTATGTAAAACTCAACGCAACCGTTGAGAAAGTAATTGGACCAGAGAAAAAAATTGTGCTGGCCAGTGGCGAGGAGATTCACTACGAATACCTGATGAGTACCATGCCACTCGATCTGTTTACGCAACGGGTCGACGGATTGGACTCGAACATTGTTCAGACGGCGCAGGGATTAAAGCATTCTTCTACCAACGTTGTCGGCATTGGCCTGAAAGGGAAGCCTAAAGAAAGCCTGAAAACGATGTGCTGGATGTATTTCCCCGAATACAATAGCCCCTATTACCGCGTGACGGTATTCTCCAACTACAGTCCAAACAACGTTCCGGATATCAATCAGCACTGGTCGCTTATGACCGAAACCAGCGAATCGTCGGCAAAACCCGTCAATCGGGAAACATTGATTGACGATACGATTCGGGCACTGCTGGAAGATGAGCTGATTGAGTCGGCCGACGATGTAATTTCGACCTTTCATATGGCGTTTGACTATGGTTACCCAACACCATCGATTGAACGGGATGCTATTCTGAAAGTAGTATTGCCACAACTGGAGCCGTTCGGAATTTACTCACGGGGCCGGTTTGGAGCCTGGAAATATGAGGTTAGTAATCAGGACCATTCGTTGATGCAGGGAGTAGAATGGGCTAACCGTGTGGTGGCTGATGTGCCCGAATTAACAATGCCTTTTCCTGAAACGGCCAACGCCATGTGGGGAAAAAAACTATAG
- a CDS encoding transketolase — MRNEFSAAIERLAREDDKVVFITGDLGYNALENVAESMGPRFINAGVAEQNMVGVAAGMAYKGYKVFCYSIAPFAVYRCLEQFRNDVCLHKMPVFLVGNGGGYGYGIMGSTHHAIEDLACLSSLQNVNTYIPAFSDEVAPMLEQILTESGPAYLRLGVGPKTPDGAEKLGTFKHIVRSNAPVGTVVALGPVAGNVLTALQDELLAGQFDVYTATNLPLNLPSGLAHRWAGKPLLVVEEHVSIGGLAQQLSVKLLADGAAPSHFVSLSAQGYPNGLYGDQKYHQQLSGLDPANIARHLASFTN, encoded by the coding sequence ATGCGAAACGAATTTTCAGCCGCTATCGAGCGCCTGGCGCGTGAAGACGATAAAGTAGTATTTATTACCGGCGACCTGGGCTATAATGCGCTGGAAAATGTTGCTGAATCAATGGGCCCCCGATTTATCAATGCGGGGGTAGCTGAGCAAAATATGGTCGGCGTTGCGGCCGGAATGGCCTATAAAGGCTATAAAGTGTTTTGCTATAGCATTGCTCCTTTTGCCGTATATCGGTGCCTGGAACAGTTCCGAAATGATGTCTGCCTGCACAAAATGCCCGTTTTTCTGGTAGGCAATGGCGGTGGCTACGGCTACGGCATCATGGGCAGTACGCACCACGCGATCGAAGATCTGGCCTGTTTGAGTAGTTTGCAAAATGTAAACACCTACATTCCTGCTTTTTCGGACGAAGTTGCACCTATGTTAGAGCAAATCCTGACAGAAAGCGGACCGGCTTACCTTCGATTGGGGGTAGGCCCCAAAACACCCGATGGCGCCGAAAAGCTGGGTACCTTCAAGCATATTGTGCGGAGCAATGCCCCCGTTGGCACAGTAGTAGCCCTTGGCCCTGTAGCTGGTAATGTGCTGACTGCCTTACAGGACGAATTACTGGCCGGTCAGTTTGATGTTTACACGGCTACTAATTTACCGCTCAATCTGCCTTCTGGCCTGGCTCACCGCTGGGCTGGTAAACCGTTGCTCGTTGTCGAAGAGCACGTATCCATTGGTGGTTTAGCCCAGCAACTTTCGGTAAAACTGCTTGCCGATGGTGCTGCTCCGAGTCATTTCGTCAGTTTGTCGGCGCAGGGTTATCCGAATGGGCTGTATGGCGACCAGAAATATCATCAGCAACTATCAGGGCTCGATCCTGCCAACATTGCCCGACACCTGGCTTCGTTCACAAACTAA
- a CDS encoding right-handed parallel beta-helix repeat-containing protein yields the protein MRLTLFLFLANISWAFAQLQFYVSPNGQDTNPGTLSKPFATIEKALSRVKTAPSTRVQINLRKGTYYLSAPIRISPDLTAGKALSVLAYPGEKVYLSGGRRLHLTWTKKPKGVWTATISGDPFEQLFVNGKQQILARYPNYNAQARVFNGTSADAISEDRISHWKNPVGGYVHVLHQHEWGDMHYRIAGKENGHLDLEGGWQNNRPAPMHARYRFVENIAEELDAPGEWFYDNVSHTLSFIPPAGVDPRTATIEVSRLKDLVELTGTPTTPLKEVRFDGIRFVHTERTFMEVYEPLLRSDWMIYRGAAVLLAHTENCFIENCEFTNLGGNAVFLSGYNRNSGIRGSHIHHIGASGICFVGDTSAVRSPAFRYEQFVPYEKLDRQAGPKTDAYPAQCTAEDNLIHHIGQIEKQSAGVQMSIASGIVVRHNSIYQVPRAGINIGDGTWGGHVLEFNDVFDTVLETGDHGAFNSWGRDRYWHPSRDTMDSLVSVHPELILLDAQQPTIIRNNRFRCDHGWDIDLDDGSSNYYISNNVCLNGGLKLREGFKRVVENNILINNSFHPHVWFKNDGDNFRRNIVMRPYAPIGIHEWGKEIDYNLFPNEAALQKAQANGTDKHSLFGDPRFRNPALGNYQVGTDSPALQLGFQNFPMNQFGVQKPALRTLAQTPRFPALLNAQQEVTVRETTWLGVSLRNVQGLGDRSAYGLPDEKGIVVVAISPQSPLATSGLKKGDVIRMANNDEMASIGNLMAIQQQVNWTGHMTLTVIRNQQRIRLTVPLK from the coding sequence ATGAGACTTACCCTTTTCCTATTCCTGGCCAACATTTCATGGGCATTTGCCCAACTTCAGTTTTATGTCTCTCCCAACGGTCAGGATACCAATCCGGGAACGCTATCCAAGCCTTTTGCTACCATAGAGAAAGCACTAAGCCGCGTTAAAACTGCTCCGTCTACCCGTGTTCAGATCAATTTGCGAAAAGGCACTTATTATTTATCGGCACCGATTCGTATTAGCCCAGACCTTACGGCAGGAAAAGCTCTTTCGGTGCTAGCCTATCCGGGTGAAAAGGTTTACCTGAGTGGTGGGCGACGATTGCACCTTACCTGGACGAAGAAACCCAAAGGAGTCTGGACGGCAACCATTTCGGGTGACCCATTTGAGCAGTTGTTCGTAAACGGCAAACAACAGATTCTGGCCCGTTACCCAAACTACAATGCACAAGCCCGCGTATTTAACGGAACATCCGCCGATGCCATCAGCGAAGATCGTATTAGCCACTGGAAGAATCCAGTTGGCGGCTATGTGCATGTTCTTCACCAGCATGAGTGGGGCGATATGCACTACCGGATTGCAGGCAAAGAAAACGGACACCTCGACCTGGAAGGCGGCTGGCAAAATAACCGCCCGGCACCGATGCATGCCCGCTATCGGTTTGTCGAAAATATTGCCGAAGAACTGGACGCCCCCGGAGAATGGTTCTACGACAACGTTTCGCATACGCTCTCGTTTATCCCCCCCGCCGGTGTCGATCCGCGAACTGCAACGATTGAGGTATCCCGCCTGAAAGACCTTGTTGAACTGACTGGCACGCCAACAACGCCGTTAAAAGAAGTCCGGTTCGATGGCATCCGGTTCGTTCATACCGAACGAACATTCATGGAAGTATATGAACCGCTACTTCGCAGCGACTGGATGATTTACCGGGGTGCTGCCGTCTTGCTCGCACATACAGAAAATTGCTTTATCGAAAACTGTGAATTCACCAACCTGGGCGGCAATGCCGTATTTCTGAGTGGCTATAACCGAAACTCCGGCATTCGCGGATCGCATATTCACCATATAGGAGCCAGTGGCATTTGCTTTGTAGGCGATACATCGGCCGTTCGTTCGCCCGCTTTCCGATACGAACAGTTTGTACCGTATGAAAAACTGGATCGCCAGGCAGGCCCCAAAACCGATGCTTATCCAGCCCAGTGCACGGCCGAAGATAACCTGATTCATCACATTGGGCAGATCGAAAAGCAGTCGGCAGGGGTTCAGATGTCGATAGCATCGGGCATTGTTGTCAGGCACAACTCCATTTATCAGGTTCCCAGAGCCGGTATCAACATTGGCGATGGCACCTGGGGCGGGCATGTGCTGGAGTTTAACGACGTGTTCGATACGGTACTCGAAACGGGTGATCATGGCGCATTTAACTCGTGGGGCCGTGACCGATACTGGCACCCCAGCCGCGACACAATGGACAGCCTGGTCAGCGTTCATCCTGAGTTGATTTTGCTTGATGCCCAGCAACCCACCATTATTCGAAATAACCGCTTTCGCTGCGATCATGGCTGGGACATCGACCTCGACGATGGCAGCAGCAATTATTACATTTCAAATAATGTATGTCTCAACGGTGGATTGAAATTGAGAGAGGGGTTCAAGCGGGTAGTTGAAAACAATATCCTGATCAACAATAGCTTTCATCCGCATGTCTGGTTCAAAAACGACGGCGACAACTTCCGCAGAAATATTGTGATGCGCCCCTATGCCCCCATCGGCATTCACGAATGGGGCAAGGAGATCGATTACAATTTATTTCCGAACGAAGCGGCCCTACAGAAAGCGCAGGCAAACGGGACCGATAAGCATAGCCTCTTTGGCGATCCTCGTTTCAGGAACCCAGCACTGGGAAACTACCAGGTCGGCACGGATAGTCCAGCCCTGCAACTTGGTTTTCAGAATTTTCCCATGAATCAGTTTGGTGTACAGAAGCCAGCGTTACGGACACTAGCTCAGACACCCCGGTTCCCGGCCCTGCTCAATGCCCAACAGGAAGTAACCGTCAGAGAAACAACCTGGCTGGGCGTTTCTCTTCGAAATGTACAAGGTTTGGGCGATCGGTCGGCCTATGGCCTGCCCGATGAAAAAGGTATTGTTGTTGTGGCCATTTCTCCGCAAAGCCCACTGGCCACTTCGGGCCTGAAAAAAGGCGATGTTATTCGAATGGCTAATAACGACGAAATGGCAAGTATTGGAAACCTAATGGCGATTCAGCAGCAAGTGAACTGGACCGGGCATATGACATTAACTGTTATTCGCAATCAACAGCGCATCCGTTTAACTGTTCCGCTAAAATAG